One window of the Camelina sativa cultivar DH55 chromosome 1, Cs, whole genome shotgun sequence genome contains the following:
- the LOC104707816 gene encoding probable serine/threonine-protein kinase At1g54610: protein MGCVLGRPGSSGSVSGSRDEVSTRIESKRQQVNNVSVTKTEATESTSAAVVVASASNGEKVRNHHEAVVDQKEENGFVVTEAKERKSKGERKRSKPDPRRSNPPKNLLGEQVAAGWPSWLSEVCGEALSGWLPRKADSFEKIEKIGSGTYSNVYKAKDLLTGNIVALKKVRCDVNERESLRFMAREILILRRLDHPNVIKLEGLVTSRMSSSLYLVFRYMHHDLAGLAASPDIKFTEQQVKCYMKQLLSGLEHCHSRGVLHRDIKGSNLLIDDGGVLRIGDFGLATFFDASKRQQMTNRVVTLWYRAPELLHGVIEYSVGIDLWSAGCILAELLAGRPIMPGRNEVEQLHRIYKLCGSPSEEYWKKIRLPSTHKHAHHKPLPQYKRKLREVYKDFSPEALSLLDKLLSLDPAERQTAPEALMSDFFTTEPLACQPSDLPKYPPTKEIDAKRRDEEYRRQREARKAQGESGRRMRPRERAPRAMPAPEANAENQSNIDRMRLITHANAKSKSEKFPPPHQDGSLGFQVGSSRRLDPSEIPYSTNSFTSSYSKEPFQSWSGPLAPIGGASDSTTRRRNDINKERRVASKVKGKRIVV, encoded by the exons ATGGGTTGTGTATTGGGTCGACCCGGATCATCAGGATCAGTTTCTGGGTCTAGAGACGAAGTTAGTACTAGGATTGAGTCCAAACGGCAACAAGTTAACAATGTGTCTGTGACCAAAACCGAGGCAACAGAGAGCACTagtgctgctgttgttgttgcttctgcTTCTAATGGTGAGAAGGTTAGGAATCATCACGAAGCTGTTGTGGATCAGAAGGAAGAGAATGGCTTTGTTGTGACAGAGGCCAAAGAGAGGAAATCTAAAGGGGAAAGGAAAAGGTCTAAGCCTGACCCGAGACGAAGCAACCCGCCAAAGAATTTGCTCGGTGAGCAAGTTGCAGCTGGATGGCCATCATGGTTGTCTGAAGTCTGTGGAGAAGCTCTAAGCGGATGGCTTCCACGAAAAGCGGATTCTTTTGAGAAGATTGAGAAG atTGGATCAGGAACGTATAGTAATGTGTACAAGGCGAAAGATTTGTTGACAGGAAACATTGTGGCGTTAAAGAAAGTGCGTTGTGATGTTAATGAACGCGAGAGCTTGAGATTTATGGCTAGGGAGATTCTGATTTTGAGGAGATTGGATCATCCCAATGTCATTAAACTGGAAGGTTTGGTTACTTCGAGGATGTCGAGTAGTTTATACTTGGTTTTCCGTTATATGCATCACGATTTAGCTGGTCTTGCTGCAAGTCCTGACATTAAATTCACCGAGCAACAG GTTAAATGCTATATGAAGCAACTACTCTCGGGGCTCGAGCATTGCCATAGCCGAGGAGTTCTTCACCGTGATATTAAAGGATCAAACCTTCTCATAGATGACGGAGGAGTTCTTAGAATAGGCGATTTCGGGCTTGCAACGTTTTTTGATGCGAGTAAGAGGCAACAGATGACAAATCGGGTTGTTACTTTATGGTACAGAGCACCAGAGCTTCTTCATGGTGTTATTGAGTACAGTGTCGGTATTGATTTATGGAGCGCTGGTTGCATTTTAGCTGAGTTATTAGCTGGTAGACCGATTATGCCAGGTCGTAACGAG GTTGAGCAGTTGCATAGGATATATAAGTTATGTGGATCGCCTTCGGAAGAGTACTGGAAGAAGATTAGGCTCCCTTCTACTCATAAGCATGCTCATCACAAGCCTTTACCACAATATAAGAGAAAATTAAGAGAGGTTTACAAAGATTTCTCTCCTGAGGCGCTTTCTCTACTTGATAAGCTTCTATCGCTCGATCCAGCTGAGCGCCAGACAGCTCCAGAAGCGTTGATGAGTGAT TTCTTCACGACGGAGCCATTGGCATGTCAACCTTCTGATCTCCCGAAATATCCTCCAACTAAAGAGATTGATGCCAAGAGACGAGATGAAGAGTATCGGAG ACAAAGAGAAGCCCGTAAGGCTCAAGGAGAGAGCGGAAGAAGAATGAGACCCCGAGAACGAGCCCCAAGAGCAATGCCAGCTCCTGAAGCCAACGCTGAGAATCAATCTAACATTGAT AGGATGCGTTTGATAACGCACGCGAATGCAAAGAGCAAAAGCGAGAAGTTTCCTCCACCACATCAAGACGGGTCGCTTGGTTTTCAGGTGGGATCTTCACGGCGGCTGGATCCATCAGAGATACCGTATAGCACAAACTCATTCACTTCATCTTACTCCAAAGAACCATTCCAGTCTTGGTCAGGCCCTTTGGCTCCCATTGGAGGAGCATCTGACTCAACGACACGGAGGAGAAACGATATCAACAAGGAGAGAAGAGTGGCTTCTAAGGTTAAAGGCAAAAGAATCGTTGTTTGA
- the LOC104708008 gene encoding probable nucleolar protein 5-2, translating to MIILVETPAGFALFKVKDEGKLANIEDLAKEFETPDSARKIVKLKAFDKFDNTSEALEAVVKLHEGTPSKGLRKFLKANCEGETLAVADSKLGNVIKEKLKIDCVHNNAVMELLRGVRSQFTELLSGLGDQDMAPMRLGLSHSLARYKLKFSSDKVDTMIIQAIGLLDDLDKELNTYAMRVREWYGWHFPELAKIISDNILYAKSVKLMGNRINAAKLDFSEILSEEIEADLKEAAVISMGTEVSDLDLLHIRELCDQVLSLSEYRAQLYDYLKSRMNTVAPNLTALVGELVGARLISHGGSLLNLSKQPGSTVQILGAEKALFRALKTKHATPKYGLIYHASVVGQAAPKHKGKISRSLAAKAALAIRFDALGDGQDNTMGLENRAKLEARLRNLEGKDLGRLSGSAKGKPKIEVYDKDKKKGSGGLITPAKTYNAAADSLLGQTPAKSEDGEESSKKKDKKKKKKVEEEEEAEKEEPSKKKKKKKVEEEEEAEKEEPSKKKKKKKAEAETEVVEVAKEEKKNKKKRKHEEEETTETPAKKKDKKEKKKKNKD from the exons ATGATCATACTAGTTGAGACACCGGCGGGTTTTGCCCTCTTTAAAGTGAAAGATGAAGGAAAGCTCGCTAATATCGAG GATTTAGCTAAAGAGTTTGAGACTCCAGACTCAGCACGAaag ATTGTTAAGCTAAAGGCTTTCGACAAGTTCGACAACACATCTGAAGCTCTTGAAGCAGTTGTTAAATTGCATGAGGGAACTCCAAGCAAAGGTCTGCGCAAGTTTTTGAAAGCTAATTGTGAAGGTGAAACCTTGGCTGTGGCGGATTCAAAGCTTGGAAATGTCATCAAGGAGAAACTG AAAATCGACTGTGTTCACAACAATGCTGTGATGGAGCTTCTCCGGGGTGTTAGAAGTCAGTTTACAGAGCTCTTATCTGGTTTGGGTGATCAAGACATGGCTCCTATGAGATTGGGGTTGTCTCACAGCCTTGCTAGATACAAGCTGAAGTTTAGTTCTGACAAG GTGGACACCATGATTATCCAAGCTATCGGTTTGCTTGATGATCTTGACAAAGAACTAAACACGTATGCGATGAGGGTTAGAGAATGGTACGGATGGCATTTTCCCGAGCTTGCTAAGATCATATCAGACAATATCCTATACGCCAAATCTGTTAAATTGATGGGCAACCGGATTAATGCTGCTAAGCTTGACTTCTCTGAG ATCCTATCTGAGGAAATTGAGGCAGATCTGAAGGAAGCAGCTGTGATATCCATGGGAACAGAAGTCAGTGACCTTGACTTGCTGCACATCCGGGAACTCTGTGACCAGGTTCTTTCTCTGTCTGAGTACAGAGCTCAGCTATACGATTACCTGAAGAGCAGAATGAACACTGTTGCTCCCAATCTGACTGCCCTGGTTGGAGAACTAGTTGGTGCTCGTCTAATTTCTCATGGAGGTAGTTTATTGAACCTTTCCAAGCAACCTGGAAGTACCGTTCAGATACTTGGAGCTGAAAAAGCTCTCTTTAGAGCTCTTAAGACAAAACATGCCACACCCAAGTACGGTTTGATCTACCACGCGTCAGTTGTTGGTCAAGCTGCACCAAAGCACAAGGGAAAGATCTCGCGGTCATTAGCTGCTAAAGCTGCTCTTGCTATTAGGTTTGATGCACTTGGTGATGGCCAAGATAACACTATGGGACTTGAAAATCGAGCTAAG CTTGAAGCAAGGTTGAGAAATCTGGAAGGAAAAGATTTAGGTCGTCTGTCTGGTTCAGCTAAAGGCAAACCTAAGATTGAAGTGTATGACAAGGATAAGAAGAAGGGATCCGGTGGTCTTATCACTCCTGCTAAG ACTTACAACGCTGCTGCAGATTCTCTTCTTGGGCAAACACCAGCTAAATCTGAGGACGGTGAGGAGTcatcgaagaagaaagataagaaaaagaagaagaaggtcgaagaagaagaggaagcagagAAGGAGGAaccatcaaagaaaaagaagaagaagaaggtggaagaagaagaggaagcagaaAAGGAGGAaccatcaaagaaaaagaagaagaagaaagctgaagCAGAAACTGAAGTTGTAGAGGTTgcaaaggaggagaagaagaataagaagaagagaaagcacgAGGAAGAGGAAACAACTGAAACGCCAGCcaagaagaaagataagaaagagaagaaaaagaagaacaaggacTGA
- the LOC104708098 gene encoding coiled-coil domain-containing protein 12-like produces the protein MASEDESIEQKAAARKEALRALRAAQELSDTKEDGEDEAVEEDGPAMKFRNYVPQAKELQDGKVAPPELPQFEDPIVALPPAVEKKEDPFVNIAPKKPNWDLRRDVQKKLDKLERRTQKAMYKLMAEHEKEREITEADGNTIES, from the exons ATGGCGAGTGAAGATGAATCGATTGAACAAAAAGCTGCTGCTCGTAAAGAGGCACTTAGAGCTCTAAGGGCAGCTCAGGAACTGTCTGATACCAAGGAAGACGGAGAAGATGAAGCAGTCGAAGAAGA TGGTCCAGCCatgaaatttagaaattatGTTCCTCAAGCTAAGGAGCTTCAGGATGGTAAAGTTGCTCCACCAGAGCTACCTCAATTCGAAGATCCGATAGTTGCACTTCCACCTGCTGTGGAGAAGAAAGAG GACCCATTTGTCAACATTGCTCCAAAGAAGCCTAACTGGGACCTTCGAAGAGATGTGCAGAAGAAGCTTGATAAGCTCGAAAGGCGGACTCAGAAAGCAATGTATAAACTCATGG CGGAGCATGAGAAAGAACGTGAGATAACGGAAGCTGATGGTAACACCATAGAAAGTTGA
- the LOC104708183 gene encoding uncharacterized protein LOC104708183, with product MKTKPKTWCRAFHKIGSYCEDVENNSVESFNNTINKAREKPFVAMLETVRRLAMVRIAKRSAISYSHEGLCTPYVTRFLADEHKAASTCFVSPSTNGAYEVYLGYDKHRVCLNARTCTCMKFQICGIPCEHAYGLMIKKTLVAEDYVCEWFRTAKWRQNYTDGLVPQRGPRFWPSTGGENVYPPPKPDDEKIDKKRKKGVNESPTKKQPKQKKRIMHCGICGAADHNCRYHQKKKNKKNTTQVESSQGCLTQEK from the exons ATGAAGACTAAACCAAAGACATGGTGTAGGGCATTCCACAAGATTGGCAGCTATTGTGAGGATGTTGAAAACAACTCAGTGGAGTCTTTCAACAATACAATCAACAAGGCGAGAGAGAAACCATTTGTGGCTATGTTGGAGACTGTTAGAAGGCTTGCCATGGTTCGAATTGCTAAACGGTCTGCTATTTCTTATTCACATGAAG GATTATGCACTCCTTATGTGACCCGTTTCCTTGCTGATGAGCATAAGGCAGCTTCTACATGCTTTGTATCTCCCAGCACAAATGGAGCGTATGAAGTTTACTTGGGATACGATAAACACCGAGTTTGTTTAAATGCCAGAACTTGTACCTGCATGAAGTTTCAGATTTGTGGAATCCCATGCGAACATGCTTACGGACTGATGATCAAGAAGACATTGGTAGCTGAAGACTATGTGTGTGAATGGTTCAGAACTGCTAAGTGGAGACAGAACTACACAGACGGGCTTGTTCCACAAAGAGGTCCACGCTTTTGGCCTTCCACTGGGGGTGAGAATGTGTATCCACCTCCAAAGCCGGACGATGAGAAGAtcgacaagaagaggaagaaaggtgTTAATGAGTCACCTACCAAGAAGCaaccaaagcaaaagaaaagaatcatgcaTTGTGGGATTTGTGGTGCAGCTGATCATAACTGTAGgtaccaccagaagaagaagaataagaagaatacaACACAAGTGGAATCTTCTCAAGGTTGTCTCACTCAAGAGAAATAA
- the LOC104708267 gene encoding WD repeat-containing protein 48-like, protein MHRVGSAGSNGGSVRTRKEKKLTYVLNDANDTKHCAGINCLNVLKSSVSHDQSYLFTGSRDGTLKRWAFDDDATFCSATFESHVDWVNDAALAGESTLVSCSSDTTVKTWDGLSAGVCTRTLRQHSDYVTCLAVAAKNSNVVASGGLGGEVFIWDIEAALSPVTKPNDANEDSSSSNGANGPVTSLRTVGSSNNISVQSSPSHGYTPTIAKGHKESVYALAMNDTGMVLVSGGTEKVLRVWDPRTGSKSMKLRGHTDNVRALLLDSTGRFCLSGSSDSMIRLWDLGQQRCLHTYAVHTDSVWALACTPSFSHVYSGGRDQCLYLTDLATRESVLLCTKDHPIQQLALQDDSIWVATTDSSVERWPAEVQSPQKVFQRGGSFLAGNLSFNRARVSLEGLNPAPAYKEPSITVPGTHPIVQHEILNNKRQIVTKDAAGSVKLWDITRGVVVQDYGKISFEEKKEELFEMVSIPSWFTVDTRRGCLSVHLETSQCFSAEMYSADLKVSGRPEDDKINLARETLKGLLGHWLAKKKHKPKPQVLASGDTLSVKDTKKNISASKTEDSSAASDPVYPPFEFSSVSSPSIITEGSQGGPWRKKITEFTGTEDEKDFPLWCLDAVLNNRLPPRENTKLSFFLHPCEGSTVQVVTLGKLSAPRILRVHKVTNYVVEKMVLDNPLDSLAIDAASVSGGQPQPLFAGNGLLQSGLKPWQKLRPSIEILCNNQVLSPDMSLATVRTYIWKKNEDLILNYRVAIAR, encoded by the exons ATGCACCGGGTTGGAAGTGCCGGCAGTAATGGCGGTTCTGTTCGCACTCGCAAAGAGAAAAAGCTTACTTACGTATTAAATGATGCCAACGACACAAAG CATTGTGCTGGCATTAATTGCTTGAATGTGTTGAAGTCGTCTGTTTCTCATGATCAAAGTTACCTCTTCACTGGAAGTCGTGATGGTACTCTCAAGAGATGGgcatttgatgatgatgctacCTTTTGCTCTGCTACGTTTGAGTCTCATGTTGACTGG GTGAACGACGCTGCTCTGGCTGGTGAAAGCACTCTTGTTTCTTGCTCTTCAGACACTACGGTCAAG ACATGGGACGGCTTATCAGCAGGAGTCTGTACGAGGACTCTCCGACAGCATTCTGACTATGTCACTTGTTTGGCAGTTGCGGCAAAAAAT AGTAATGTTGTTGCATCTGGTGGCCTTGGTGGGGAAGTTTTTATATGGGATATCGAAGCTGCTTTGTCACCAGTTACGAAACCTAATGACGCTAATGAAGATAGCTCTTCTTCAAATG GTGCAAATGGTCCTGTTACAAGTTTAAGAACTGTTGGTTCAAGCAACAATATCTCTGTGCAGTCATCTCCATCTCATGGGTACACGCCAACAATTGCCAAAGGCCATAAGGAGTCCGTGTATGCTTTGGCGATGAATGATACCGGGATGGTGCTCGTCTCTGGTGGAACAGAGAAG GTTTTACGTGTCTGGGACCCGAGAACCGGCTCAAAGAGTATGAAGCTGAGGGGGCATACAGATAATGTCAGAGCGCTGCTTCTGGACTCAACTGGCAg GTTTTGCTTGTCTGGATCCTCTGATTCTATGATAAG ACTATGGGATCTTGGTCAGCAGAGATGTCTTCATACCTATGCCGTGCATACAGATTCAGTTTGGGCGCTTGCATGCACTCCATCATTTAGTCATGTTTATAGCGGTGGAAGAGACCAATGT TTATACTTGACAGATTTGGCAACAAGGGAGAGTGTTTTGCTGTGCACTAAGGACCATCCAATTCAGCAATTAGCTTTGCAAGATGATAGTATATGGGTTGCAACTACAGACTCCTCTGTAGAGAGATGGCCTGCCGAAGTACAGAGTCCTCAAAAGGTCTTTCAACGAGGTGGCTCTTTTTTGGCTGGGAATTTGTCTTTTAATAGGGCGAGGGTGTCTTTGGAAGGACTAAATCCa GCCCCTGCCTACAAGGAGCCGTCAATAACTGTTCCAGGAACTCACCCGATTGTGCAACATGagattttgaataataaaagGCAAATTGTAACCAAG GACGCAGCTGGCTCAGTGAAACTATGGGATATCACTAGGGGTGTTGTGGTACAGGACTATGGAAAG ATTtcatttgaagagaagaaagaagaactgTTTGAGATG gTAAGCATTCCATCATGGTTTACTGTGGATACACGACGTGGATGCTTATCTGTACATTTGGAGACTTCACAATGCTTCTCAGCTGAGATGTATTCAGCAGACCTTAAAGTTTCTGGGCGACCTGAAGATGATAAG ATTAATCTAGCTCGTGAAACACTGAAAGGCCTGCTGGGTCACTGGCTGGCAAAGAAGAAGcacaaaccaaaaccccaaGTTCTTGCTTCTGGAGATACTTTATCTGTaaaagataccaaaaaaaatataagtgcaTCAAAAACTGAAGACAGTAGTGCTGCAAGTGATCCGGTGTATCCTCCGTTCGAGTTTTCTTCTGTCTCCTCTCCTTCCATCATAACCGAGGGTTCTCAAGGAGGAc catggaggaagaagataaccGAGTTTACTGGAACTGAAGATGAGAAGGACTTCCCATTGTGGTGCTTGGACGCTGTCTTGAACAATCGCCTTCCACCTAGAGAAAATACAAA ATTAAGCTTCTTCCTACATCCATGTGAAGGTTCAACTGTGCAAGTGGTTACACTAGGGAAACTTAGTGCACCCCGGATCTTAAGAGTTCACAAG GTTACCAATTACGTTGTGGAAAAGATGGTCCTTGACAATCCGTTGGATAGTCTAGCTATAGATGCAGCAAGTGTTTCAGGAGGACAACCTCAGCCACTGTTTGCAGGAAATGGATTACTACAGTCTGGTTTAAAGCCGTGGCAGAAACTTAGACCTTCCATCGAAATCTTATGCAATAACCAG GTCTTATCTCCAGATATGAGTTTAGCAACTGTACGGacatatatatggaaaaaaaatgaagatctAATTCTCAACTACAGAGTGGCTATAGCTAGATAA
- the LOC104708362 gene encoding uncharacterized protein LOC104708362: MAFLSYSSSSPAMQKGIFVSMPVLILSVSFAAIAFFLLSSSLSSCSCPPSIHSPLNEAVEAPVGVDVRISPTQDDIKWVRDLIRSNGLHMQKNELRKGINPRTRDQQLADLNQYKGISHYEGDEANNHTALPCPGELLVEQHHSNYGEPWAGGRDVFEFLAESAKLKPNSRVLEIGCGTLRVGLHFIRYLSPQHFHCLEKDELSLMAALRYELPSQGLLHKRPLIVRGDDMEFSKFGSDTTYDLIYASAVFLHMPDKLVWTGLERLVEKLKPYDGRIFVSHNVKFCSRLGGDKCAQKLASLGLEYLGKQTHDSLLFNHYEIWFGFRRFKT, translated from the exons atggcgTTTCTCTCCTATTCTTCATCGTCTCCGGCGATGCAGAAAGGAATCTTTGTCTCCATGCCTGTACTTATACTCTCCGTTTCGTTCGCAGCTATtgccttcttcctcctctcttcttcactctcgtCTTGCTCCTGTCCTCCTTCTATACATTCCCCTCTTAACGAAGCCGTTGAAGCTCCCGTCGGCGTTGATGTGAGAATATCGCCGACGCAAGATGATATTAAGTGGGTTAGAGATCTGATTAGATCCAACGGTTTGCATATGCAGAAGAATGAGCTTCGGAAAGGGATTAATCCTCGCACTAGGGATCAACAACTCGCAGATCTGAATCA GTACAAGGGTATATCTCATTACGAAGGAGATGAAGCAAACAACCATACAGCTCTTCCATGCCCTGGTGAGTTACTAGTTGAGCAGCATCACAGCAACTACGGTGAACCATGGGCAGGTGGTCGTGATGTATTTGAGTTCTTGGCTGAATCAGCTAAACTTAAACCAAACTCCCGTGTTTTAGAAATCGGATGTGGCACGTTGCGTGTGGGTTTGCATTTTATCCGCTATCTTAGTCCCCAACATTTTCACTGCCTTGAAAAGGATGAGCTTTCGCTAATGGCTGCTTTAAGATATGAGCTTCCATCTCAAGGTCTTCTACATAAACGACCTCTTATAGTAAGAGGCGATGATATGGAATTCAGCAAGTTTGGTTCAGATACAACCTATGATCTGATATATGCAAGTGCTGTCTTTCTCCACATGCCTGATAAACTTGTGTGGACTGGACTCGAAAGACTAGTAGAGAAATTAAAGCCTTACGATGGGAGAATCTTTGTTTCACATAACGTTAAGTTTTGTTCGCGGTTAGGAGGAGACAAGTGTGCCCAGAAGCTAGCAAGTTTAGGACTTGAGTATCTTGGGAAACAAACACATGATAGCTTGCTGTTCAATCACTACGAGATCTGGTTCGGGTTTAGACGGTTCAAAACATAA
- the LOC104708539 gene encoding uncharacterized protein LOC104708539: MEPENSQPFGRDTPEQDPAPAPTEDEPRKRVAAYDLMSVEGDLEGVDKKKEEMHKILDQIREKASSVLDSSLRSEEIDKPFDLLKQRAMELDLKEESVRKQILDLERMRKEAELMEASLKELESRENELRLLNDTIREKSAELEKKEEIFELRKQEEAIEVDVKRKFLELKEKELEEREKEIELKQREVEELSMQAGTRKRRRLESGPPLLATNDRDAEALGQHKHNDEDMEKDSASTFSPVQISEGHEKDIEEVVVSIDDSDEEHEPLLCVHSEFADFSKTMRSFKAGQVWALYDGIDSMPRLYGRIKKINKRGTSLQLTWFEHKDEDSVPAACGRFKVGITETISQLTFSHVMNPIIHSRHFIAVIPRKGETWALFRDWSKSWNNNPEQHRPPYKFDFVEVLVNFDDCLGVGVAYLGKVEGFVSVYEQAGQHGVVSLMIAPEEMQRFSHRVPSLKLNGKEREGVPAGSFELDPAAIKSVPLTSDCSSSEEEEETESQSEDEDCGKTGEVEDQDGLRKDFPIVLD, from the exons ATGGAACCGGAAAATTCACAACCTTTCGGAAGAGACACGCCGGAGCAGGATCCGGCGCCGGCACCAACTGAAGATGAACCTcgaaaaag GGTTGCTGCATATGACCTAATGTCAGTGGAGGGTGATTTAGAGggggttgataaaaaaaaggagGAGATGCATAAAATCCTAGACCAGATTCGCGAGAAAGCTTCATCAGTTCTTGATTCATCGCTACGGTCGGAAGAAATCGACAAGCCGTTTGATTTGCTAAAGCAACGAGCCATGGAATTGGATTTGAAGGAGGAGTCTGTAAGGAAACAGATTCTGGATCTGGAGAGGATGAGAAAGGAAGCTGAGCTGATGGAAGCATCTCTTAAGGAACTTGAATcgagggagaatgagctcagGTTGCTTAATGATACCATCAGAGAGAAATCAGCTGAactagagaagaaagaagagatttttGAACTGAGAAAGCAGGAAGAAGCCATAGAGGTTGATGTGAAGAGGAAGTTTCTTGAGTTAAAGGAAAAGGaacttgaagaaagagagaaagagattgaattgaaacagagagaagttGAAGAACTATCAATGCAAGCAGGGACTCGGAAGAGACGTAGGCTAGAATCTGGGCCTCCACTGTTGGCAACGAATGATAGAGATGCTGAGGCTCTTGGACAACACAAGCATAATGATGAAGACATGGAAAAAGATTCGGCTTCTACATTCTCTCCTGTACAAATAAGTGAAGGACATGAAAAAGAtattgaagaagttgttgtctCCATTGATGACAGTGATGAGGAACATGAGCCATTATTGTGTGTTCATTCAGAGTTTGCAGATTTCAGCAAGACGATGAGATCTTTCAAGGCTGGTCAAGTATGGGCTCTATACGATGGTATAGATTCTATGCCTAGGTTGTATGGTCGaatcaagaaaattaataaacgTGGGACGAGTCTTCAGTTGACATGGTTTGAACATAAAGATGAGGATTCTGTTCCTGCTGCTTGCGGGAGGTTCAAAGTAGGGATCACAGAAACTATAAGCCAGTTGACCTTTTCTCATGTGATGAATCCCATCATACATAGCAGACACTTCATCGCTGTGATTCCAAGGAAAGGAGAAACGTGGGCTCTTTTCAGAGACTGGAGCAAAAGCTGGAACAATAACCCGGAACAGCACAGGCCTCCTTATAAGTTCGACTTTGTGGAAGTTCTGGTCAACTTTGACGATTGTCTAGGCGTTGGAGTGGCCTATTTAGGAAAAGTTGAGGGATTTGTATCGGTCTATGAACAAGCTGGGCAGCATGGAGTCGTCTCACTCATGATCGCACCAGAGGAAATGCAAAGATTCTCCCACAGGGTGCCATCACTTAAGTTAAATGgaaaggagagagagggagTTCCTGCTGGTTCTTTTGAGCTAGACCCTGCTGCTATCAAGAGTGTTCCACTCACGAGTGATTGCTCTAgcagtgaggaagaagaagagacagaaaGTCAGAGCGAGGACGAGGATTGTGGTAAAACTGGTGAGGTTGAAGATCAAGATGGGTTAAGAAAAGATTTCCCCATTGTCTTAGATTGA
- the LOC104708692 gene encoding gibberellin receptor GID1A-like: protein MAASNEVNLIESRTVVPLNTWVLISNFKVAYNILRRPDGTFNRHLAEYLDRKVTANAYPVDGVFSFDVLIDRRTNLLSRVYRPAYADQERPPSVLDLERPVDGEVVPVILFFHGGSFAHSSASSAIYDTLCRRLVGVCKCVVVSVNYRRAPENPYPCAYDDGWIALNWVNSRSWLKSKKDSKVHVFLAGDSSGGNIAHNVALRAGESGIDVLGNILLNPMFGGNERTESEKRLDGKYFVTVRDRDWYWKAFLPEGEDREHPACNPFSPRGKSLQGVSFPKSLVVVAGLDLIRDWQLAYAEGLRKAGQEVQLMHLENATIGFYLLPNNNHFHNVMDEISAFVNAE, encoded by the exons ATGGCTGCGAGCAATGAAGTGAATCTTATTGAGAGCAGA ACAGTGGTTCCTCTCAATACATGGGTTCTAATATCCAACTTTAAAGTAGCTTACAATATCCTGCGTCGCCCCGATGGAACTTTTAACCGGCACTTAGCTGAGTATCTAGACCGTAAAGTCACTGCAAACGCCTATCCAGTTGATGGTGTTTTCTCATTCGATGTCCTGATCGATCGCAGGACCAACCTTCTAAGCAGAGTCTACAGACCAGCTTATGCAGATCAAGAGCGACCTCCTAGTGTTCTTGATCTAGAGAGGCCCGTTGATGGCGAAGTTGTCCCTGTCATACTCTTCTTTCATGGAGGTAGCTTTGCTCATTCTTCTGCAAGCAGTGCAATCTATGATACTCTTTGTCGCAGGCTTGTTGGTGTATGCAAATGTGTTGTTGTATCTGTGAATTACCGACGTGCACCGGAGAATCCTTACCCTTGTGCTTATGATGATGGTTGGATTGCTCTTAATTGGGTTAACTCGAGATCTTGGCTTAAATCCAAGAAAGACTCAAAGGTTCATGTTTTCTTGGCGGGTGATAGCTCAGGAGGTAACATAGCTCATAACGTGGCTTTGAGAGCGGGTGAGTCTGGAATCGATGTTTTGGGGAACATTCTTTTGAATCCTATGTTTGGTGGGAATGAGAGAACTGAGTCTGAGAAAAGATTGGATGGGAAATACTTTGTGACGGTTAGAGACCGTGATTGGTATTGGAAAGCTTTTCTACCAGAGGGAGAAGATAGAGAGCATCCAGCGTGTAATCCGTTTAGCCCGAGAGGGAAAAGCTTACAAGGAGTGAGTTTTCCAAAGAGTCTTGTGGTTGTCGCGGGTTTGGATTTGATTCGAGATTGGCAGTTGGCTTACGCGGAAGGACTTAGGAAAGCCGGTCAAGAGGTTCAGCTTATGCATTTAGAGAACGCTACTATTGGGTTTTACCTCTTACCTAATAACAATCATTTCCATAATGTTATGGATGAGATTTCTGCGTTTGTAAACGCAGAATGA